From Oncorhynchus mykiss isolate Arlee chromosome 6, USDA_OmykA_1.1, whole genome shotgun sequence, the proteins below share one genomic window:
- the LOC110526115 gene encoding dickkopf-related protein 4 isoform X1, whose protein sequence is MCHFVWSTMWTPTIALLFMCSHCFVRSLDSNLIGSSKEAMDPLEQVDPHSGTVYVQNNVNTRRRADTSSRRHRTPLPDQERSLSATNTCNGSQKKNQSKEIEAHDDDDNSRKVAEKATCVRSEDCEAGLCCVRYLKVKRCQPIPKEGDTCLLRGGRSKLRRNLDRCNCAPGLICHAQAESPKNQGVCQPKLRENGRSARHSGKRRMAERRCG, encoded by the exons ATGTGTCATTTTGTTTGGTCAACAATGTGGACACCTACGATCGCTTTGCTTTTCATGTGTTCTCATTGTTTTGTGCGCAGCCTCGACTCCAATTTAATCGGATCCTCTAAAGAAGCGATGGATCCATTGGAACAG GTGGACCCGCACAGTGGAACGGTGTATGTACAGAATAATGTGAACACACGTCGCAGGGCAGATACATCTTCTCGCCGTCACAGGACACCTTTACCTGATCAAGAACGCAGTCTGTCAGCG ACAAATACCTGCAATGGATCTCAGAAAAAGAACCAGAGTAAAGAAATAGAGGCTCATGATGATGACGACAACTCAAGGAAAG TTGCAGAGAAGGCCACATGCGTGCGCTCTGAAGACTGTGAGGCAGGACTGTGCTGCGTCCGCTATTTAAAAGTGAAAAGATGTCAACCCATCCCAAAGGAGGGAGATACCTGCCTCCTGCGAGGAGGACGCTCTAAACTGCGGAGGAATCTTGACCGCTGCAACTGTGCACCCGGGCTAATCTGTCATGCCCAGGCTGAAAGCCCCAAAAACCAAGGAGTTTGTCAACCTAAACTGAGAGAGAACGGGAGGAGTGCTAGACACTCAGGCAAGAGGCGTATGGCTGAGAGAAGATGTGGATGA